The Heyndrickxia vini genome contains a region encoding:
- the opp4B gene encoding oligopeptide ABC transporter permease yields the protein MLKYSIRRILGMIPMLLLISIVVFTLAKLMPGDSFSGEIDPNNTDPKYIADMREKLGYNDPIYVQYFRWVSNFVQGDFGKSSRYKMPVSDVLGERIPNTIFLGLTSLILTYIFAFIMGMYAGRKPYTAGDHLIGGANYLGLSIPSFVAAVFCIYFFSFQLNIFPSNGSVDITVTEGTIDYWLSKIHHVILPALMLGLLSTASYTQFLRNDIIENSRKDFVRTARAKGTKESKIYNVHILRNSIIPLITFLGFDIAAMVGGAIITETIFTYPGIGQLFIDSVSNRDYPILMTLTMMLSFLTLFGNLIADILYGVVDPRIRLD from the coding sequence ATGTTGAAATATAGCATTAGACGAATACTAGGCATGATTCCTATGTTACTCCTTATCTCCATTGTTGTGTTTACCCTGGCAAAATTAATGCCAGGGGATTCCTTCAGTGGAGAAATAGATCCGAATAATACCGATCCAAAATATATTGCAGATATGAGGGAAAAGTTAGGTTATAACGACCCGATTTATGTTCAATATTTTAGATGGGTATCGAATTTTGTTCAAGGAGATTTTGGGAAGTCTTCACGTTATAAAATGCCTGTTTCTGATGTCCTTGGAGAAAGAATTCCGAATACGATATTTTTAGGACTTACTTCACTTATTTTAACGTATATTTTTGCCTTTATAATGGGCATGTACGCAGGAAGGAAACCATATACTGCGGGAGATCATTTAATTGGAGGGGCCAATTATTTAGGTTTGTCGATTCCTTCATTTGTTGCCGCAGTATTCTGTATTTACTTCTTTTCATTTCAGCTAAATATTTTTCCGTCCAATGGTTCAGTCGATATTACTGTTACGGAAGGGACCATAGATTATTGGCTTAGTAAAATCCATCATGTTATTTTACCTGCACTTATGCTGGGCTTATTGAGCACGGCAAGTTATACTCAGTTTTTACGGAATGATATTATTGAGAACAGTCGAAAAGATTTTGTTCGAACAGCAAGAGCAAAAGGAACAAAAGAAAGTAAGATTTACAATGTTCATATATTAAGAAACTCCATTATACCGCTTATAACGTTTTTAGGTTTTGATATTGCGGCAATGGTTGGTGGAGCAATTATAACGGAAACAATTTTTACATATCCTGGGATTGGGCAATTATTTATTGACTCAGTAAGTAATCGGGATTATCCAATATTAATGACTTTGACAATGATGCTCTCGTTTTTAACCTTATTCGGGAATTTAATTGCTGATATATTATACGGAGTCGTCGATCCGCGAATTCGATTAGATTAA
- a CDS encoding YjbA family protein encodes MLYLHDVWVNWFEGEENSYNICHFHEWRRDDTIELLDQVPLLLVDSLLYHYIENDLSDLPPELMNDVYQKAYSRKNHERVQLEYCFVVTDGKGILAVDTIGYNIPIRKSRLIPRQEQLVYEMIDQHEPINYQFEGGRGGKEHHILSPDPAIMHGLTRKERQLKQLLFMALDQLHSSNNAAEIRYWYTEWSPEQYQEIQVMDFNNVWNRLFEEVKSGWSEKHENLCENLIKGQPFFEKLWELEHGPKVN; translated from the coding sequence ATGCTATATCTACATGATGTATGGGTGAATTGGTTTGAAGGGGAAGAAAATAGCTATAACATTTGTCATTTCCATGAGTGGAGGAGAGATGACACGATTGAATTATTAGATCAAGTTCCGCTATTATTGGTGGATTCATTATTGTATCACTACATAGAAAATGATTTAAGTGATTTACCGCCAGAATTAATGAATGATGTTTATCAAAAAGCCTATTCAAGAAAAAATCATGAACGGGTACAATTGGAATATTGTTTTGTAGTAACGGATGGAAAAGGAATTTTAGCCGTTGATACGATAGGATATAATATTCCGATAAGAAAAAGCCGATTAATCCCTCGACAAGAACAGCTTGTATATGAAATGATTGATCAACATGAACCGATTAATTATCAATTTGAAGGGGGACGTGGAGGGAAAGAACATCATATTTTATCTCCTGACCCGGCAATCATGCATGGATTAACAAGAAAAGAAAGACAATTGAAGCAGTTGTTATTTATGGCGTTAGATCAACTTCATTCATCAAATAACGCGGCAGAAATTCGTTACTGGTATACAGAATGGTCTCCAGAACAGTATCAAGAAATTCAAGTCATGGATTTTAATAATGTTTGGAATCGTTTATTTGAAGAAGTGAAAAGTGGTTGGAGTGAAAAACACGAAAACCTATGCGAAAATTTAATTAAAGGACAACCGTTTTTTGAAAAGCTTTGGGAATTAGAGCATGGACCAAAGGTGAATTAA
- the opp4C gene encoding oligopeptide ABC transporter permease: protein MEVVTDKAIGKNVQKSLSPWAIAQRKFIKNKLAMVSLIFLVVIAALSLLAPIISSQNIAKVNISQMSLAPSGEHILGTDKSGRDVFTRLLYGGRISLLVGLSCTLLVIVFGTIVGSIAGYFGGVVDSLLMRFTDFVLNFPFYVFVIVLNAILFGKLSGVWVLIIVISFLSWGGVARIVRSKILAEKENEYVLSSISIGCSSTKIIMKHLLPNILSTIIVQASIMFAGMIVAEAALSYLGFGVPSEIPSWGNMLSSANEPDVLQYKPWIWIPPALLITFTTLSINFIGEGLKDAFNPKN from the coding sequence ATGGAAGTTGTAACAGATAAAGCAATTGGAAAAAATGTTCAAAAAAGCCTATCTCCATGGGCCATTGCTCAACGTAAATTTATAAAAAACAAGCTGGCTATGGTTAGTTTAATCTTTTTAGTTGTCATTGCCGCATTATCATTATTGGCGCCAATTATTTCCTCACAAAATATCGCTAAAGTAAATATAAGTCAAATGTCTTTAGCTCCATCGGGTGAGCATATCTTAGGTACTGATAAAAGTGGACGAGACGTTTTCACAAGATTACTATATGGTGGAAGAATTTCTTTGCTTGTTGGTCTTTCGTGTACATTACTAGTCATTGTCTTTGGAACAATTGTAGGATCGATTGCAGGCTATTTCGGTGGAGTCGTTGATAGTTTGCTCATGCGTTTTACTGACTTTGTATTGAACTTTCCGTTCTATGTGTTCGTCATTGTTCTTAATGCGATTCTATTTGGGAAACTATCAGGCGTTTGGGTATTAATCATCGTAATCAGCTTTCTTAGCTGGGGCGGTGTCGCAAGGATTGTTCGCAGTAAAATTTTAGCAGAAAAGGAAAATGAATATGTACTTTCATCGATATCTATAGGATGCTCATCTACGAAAATCATAATGAAACATTTATTGCCTAATATCCTATCAACGATTATTGTACAAGCAAGTATTATGTTTGCAGGTATGATAGTAGCCGAAGCGGCATTAAGTTATTTAGGTTTCGGTGTACCTTCAGAAATACCAAGCTGGGGGAATATGTTATCCTCTGCAAATGAGCCGGATGTTCTACAATATAAGCCATGGATTTGGATACCACCTGCATTATTGATTACTTTTACAACCCTCTCCATAAACTTTATTGGTGAAGGCTTAAAAGATGCTTTTAATCCAAAAAATTAA
- the trpS gene encoding tryptophan--tRNA ligase: MKTIFSGIQPSGTITLGNYIGALMQFVELQEEYNCYFCIVDQHAITVPQDRLQLRKNIRNLAALYIAVGIDPEKATLFIQSEVPAHAQAGWMLQCVASIGELERMTQFKDKSSGKESVSAGLLTYPPLMAADILLYNTDLVPVGEDQKQHLELTRDLAERFNKKYNDIFTIPDVRIPKVGARIMSLQDPTKKMSKSDPNTKGFISILDDPKTIEKKIKSSVTDSDGIVKYDKENKPGISNLLSIYSIIENRSIDEIVGEYEGKGYGEFKNDLAQVLIKRLSAIQEKYHSLVESDELDRILDMGAEKANKAANKMLKKMETAMGLGRKRK; the protein is encoded by the coding sequence CGGAACTATTACACTTGGTAATTATATTGGAGCATTAATGCAATTTGTTGAATTACAGGAAGAATATAATTGCTATTTCTGTATTGTCGACCAACATGCGATAACCGTTCCCCAAGATCGCTTACAATTACGTAAAAACATTCGAAACCTAGCAGCCCTATATATTGCTGTTGGAATTGATCCCGAAAAAGCAACTTTATTTATTCAATCAGAAGTTCCCGCCCATGCTCAAGCAGGTTGGATGTTACAATGTGTCGCAAGCATTGGTGAGTTGGAACGTATGACACAATTTAAAGATAAATCTTCCGGAAAAGAATCTGTATCAGCAGGTTTACTCACATACCCACCATTAATGGCTGCTGATATATTATTATATAATACTGATTTAGTTCCTGTGGGTGAAGATCAAAAACAACATTTAGAATTAACAAGAGACTTAGCTGAAAGATTTAATAAAAAATACAATGACATCTTTACAATTCCAGACGTAAGGATTCCTAAAGTTGGCGCAAGAATCATGTCACTTCAGGATCCAACAAAGAAAATGAGTAAATCTGATCCAAATACGAAAGGATTTATCTCCATTCTTGATGATCCAAAAACGATTGAAAAAAAAATCAAGAGTTCCGTCACAGATTCAGATGGAATTGTTAAATACGATAAAGAAAATAAGCCTGGAATTTCGAACTTGCTTTCCATTTATTCTATTATTGAAAATAGATCCATTGATGAAATCGTTGGGGAGTATGAAGGAAAGGGATACGGAGAATTTAAAAATGATCTCGCTCAAGTGCTCATCAAAAGGCTTTCGGCAATTCAAGAAAAATATCATTCATTAGTTGAATCGGATGAACTTGATCGTATATTAGACATGGGGGCAGAAAAAGCCAACAAAGCGGCTAATAAAATGTTAAAGAAAATGGAAACGGCAATGGGACTAGGACGAAAACGGAAATAA